Proteins found in one Bacillus subtilis subsp. subtilis str. 168 genomic segment:
- the ynaF gene encoding conserved hypothetical protein; defective phage region (Evidence 4: Unknown function but conserved in other organisms), with protein sequence MVLCDDERSAFLLVLDERLVDFDSQGGNHISVYLVTHFELSDQSYKDVLSFNDDLLGMEHNCSYAMDILSVKEELDFDFPFNMLAIKSYVQELIKMLGIDITLPEMKERDFDKLSQN encoded by the coding sequence ATGGTATTATGTGATGATGAGAGATCTGCATTTTTATTAGTACTTGATGAAAGATTAGTGGATTTTGATTCTCAAGGTGGAAACCATATTAGTGTTTATTTAGTTACTCACTTTGAGTTATCTGATCAATCGTATAAAGATGTATTAAGCTTTAATGATGATCTTTTGGGTATGGAGCATAACTGTTCGTATGCAATGGATATTCTAAGCGTTAAAGAGGAACTTGATTTCGATTTCCCATTTAATATGCTTGCAATAAAAAGCTATGTACAAGAATTAATAAAAATGTTAGGGATTGATATCACTCTGCCTGAAATGAAAGAAA